GAAGATTTCTTGCTCGTAAGGTCTCGAGTTTGAGTAAAATCAttcaattcttgaaaaataataatattattatatttgtattcAATTAGCTACTTTAGTTGACGCTCAAGACTTTGGCCTGGACATGTACAGGTTCCTGGACAGATTTTCTCAATTACACCTGGATGTGAATcacatcccccccccccctctcttgTCGGAAGAGTGGTGAActtatttataaattcatttttagagaaaaaataataataattagggaACAAGTAATTAGGGAATAAAATAGTTGTAAAATTCCAATCAGCCTATTAACTCAGGATTAATTCATTTAAACTTGGatcaatttgatttgaaaaaacaattccaaCTAACCCAGTTGAAAAATTCAGTTGACTTATTAAAACAGTTGACCAATTAAAAAACGACTAtcaatctattaattttttttacaacaaaaatactaatcgtaacaacattattttaattattttcatttttatttttttaaattgagactTTTAATATGTGAATTAGATTTTATCCTGGATCTCGTTATAATAGGGAGCCCATTGCAAATAAAAGAAAGTCACGTGTTCAAGTACTTTCTATGAAGCATGTGAAAAAAGCTCTAAAAAAGTCAACTCTTGACTACTCTGACTATATAAATCGTGAATGATAAGAgagtaaatagttttttttatatataaaaataactagaattttaattttgatggcATTTAGTTTTTGCAAGTAAAATTTAACACTAAAGTagcatttatttattgtatcaaagttgaaggaaaaaagataatgaaaacataaatgtatttgattaaaaaaacatagataaaaatatatttttaaagacaattttaaaatgaGTTTCTGTATTTCTAAAACAGAAGATACATAAAGGCTtggatataatattttattattttgtgtaacaaaaatttttttatgttaaaaactcTCAATTTCAAATTTGTGTAACCAAGATATTTAAGTATaaagacaattattattatagttttagaacttaattcaatatttaatttggaATAAAGCTTAAGTCAAAGGTTGGGTTGATTGTTGATCCAGgtcaaaataaagataaaaattattattatcataattttaaaatccaactcAGAGTTGATCTTGGGAAAGGCTTGAGGCATAGGCCAGAAGGtcaatgtaagaataaaaatgtttaaCACCGTAGTTTTAAACCCTGACTTGAATGTTGATTCTAGACGAGACTTGAATTACGAGTCAGGATGGTCAACCTGTGTTGATACGagttaatttaagaataaaaattgttaatatcatagttttaaaaattaactcggGGACCAATCCGAGATAAGACACGAATCACGGGTCAAGAGGGTCAATGTGGGTTGGTTTAAgtcaatttatagataaaagtggttattattatagttttaaaatccgacTAGGAAGTCGATTTAGAACAATGCTTAAATCATGGGTTAGTAGGGTCAACCTGaattaaacatatttaaaaacaaaaaaaaaaaaaaccaaagcaacctctttttgaatttttttaaatcaacacgGTTTTGACTCGTGTTTTATCTAGGATTGACTAAATAATAGGTCAACTCGGGTATTGACTAGGTCATGTGAGGTCAACTCCTTCCTCTATGTTTTTTAAACCCAAACCAATTAGATTCCAAGTCAACCGGGTTTTGGATCGACAATCCAGAGTAACctaagttttataattaatgtaattataatattattaatttcaacactcaaattaaatcaaagtaaaaaaaatctaataatttttaaaacttgtaaacttaataataataataaatattaaaagtaaaatagacttgtttatattttattacgTCTTTTAATTATAACCAGATAGAatataaaagacaatatttttgtttttttataccactatcacatattattttatctttattttattttctatcttgTAACTCCATATACATATTTTGAGAGTAgtataacctaataaaaaataaatataataaaagataaaattaaaaaaaattattagaaaaaaaaacattaatttaataaatagtaGTTTTTCAGGAGGTGTAACAATTCTCTCAAACACTAAACTTTAATATGACTTAAATATTAATGGCATgaatttcacaaaaataaaagccCGTTAACGCACAGAATtagcatttttttcatttttctttaccttttacattgtaataattttttttaatctgaatgttatttttttaatagcacTGACTAAATCTTAATAAGGGGTGTAGAAAAAACCCTtctctttcattattatttttaataatcaaaccCTAGTTGAGAAGGTCAGGAGGGCCCAGAACATATGAAATTGAGTTACCACCACCGCCTTCCTTAGAAGATAGGCATGGAGGGCAGCTGTATCTGCACCTGGTCAACATTAAACTTCCAAGGACTTGACCTTACACGCGCATGCAACACTGTGTTGTACAGCACCACCCATTGTTTCTATGGCTCTACTCTATACTACAACTCCTTCGCCTTTTTATGGTGGGCGCTTGACTTTGACCTAAAAAATTTGTCCCGTTGTCAATTCCCAACCGACAAGGTCTCGTCCATCAATCTAACTAGAGGTTAAAAGCACATGCCAGCAAGCTCCAGATCTCGTGCGAGCAAAACGTCTGTGTACCTACTAGGACTGCTTTATATCTTATCTTTATCCCTGTCCTTTCCACCAAGTTTCCACGACCAGGTCGAGTTGAGCCCTCTTGAATTCTCTATATATACCCCAGTTTTTGCCTTCATTCAACAGCTTCTTGGCTTTTAGGTTTAACTAGCTACTGCTACAAGGATTCTCAAGAAAGATTGAAATAGTCTAAAGCTTATACTAGCTTCTAGCTAAATCACCTGGTCAATAGATTTGAAGGAGATTGTCAAGAAGGACCCGTTCGATCAAGGCGGCTATGGATTATTCATCGTGGGTTGATACTTCTTTGGATCTTAATATTAATCCTTTAAGAGTGAAAAGTGAAGTTCCGGTAGATGCAGAAAGATTTGGGATGGCAAGAGAATTGAAACCCGCTTTCATGGATTTTCAGACCAAGCCTACAGCCAAAGAAGAGGTTAGCTTTACATACATGTACATATATTTGCAGTAATCTGTTTATGTCTGTCTCCATGGTTTTTTGTTGTGTACCTCCTCCTTTTTTAATGGTTTCTGGCCATCAATTGAAGGCTAAATACACACGGCTTCgaggttttgtttttcaaacaaACTTCAAGAAAGAACTAGATATGATGAATTCTTGtcatttaatttcaagaaagaaTTCACAATATGATGAAAcccttttaaatgtttttggtgCTTAGGAAGCATTCTTATATAACATCAAAACattgtttcatgaaaaaaataaaactaaaaagaactTGTACAAAAGAGACTACCAGCTATCAGCCGTCTTAAGTTTTAGCTATGAACTTGTTGAGCTTGATTAGTGGGTGCTTCTGAAATTGGAAGTCTTCttgaagttgattttattttgtttaattaattccaGACTGGAGCTTTGGTAGTGGAAATGAACCGAGTGAGCGAAGAAAACAGGAAGCTAACTGAAATGCTAACTGTGATGTGTGAGAGCTACAATGCTTTAAGAAGCCAGTTGATGGATTACATGAGCAAGAATGGAGAAAAGGAGCTTCTTGCCCCATCGAAGAAAAGAAAGTCTGAAAGCAGCAACAACAACGATAATAACATTGCAATGAATGGGCACTCTGAGAGCAGCTCAACTGATCAAGAATCATCCAAGAAACCAAGGGAAGAAGTCATTAAAGATAAGATTTCGAAGGCTTATGTCAGGACTGAAGCTGGTGATAAAAGCCTTGTAAGTCCATATAATACACTCCTCAGTTGCAAAAATCTTTATTGCTTCCAAAGTTTATAGGTTATGTTTTATATGCTATGTACATGTTTTCATGGGTTGCTAAGCAATTGCATATCTATTGCAGATTGTGAAAGATGGATATCAATGGAGGAAATATGGCCAAAAAGTCACAAGAGATAACCCTTGTCCAAGAGCTTACTTCAAGTGCTCTTTTGCTCCAAGCTGCCCTGTCAAAAAGAAGGTGAGGCCAGAATCATAAACACAGTTCTCTATTACTTATATACGAGCATCGAGTTAATTTCATCCATATCTCACATGTTCAATTTAGCCGTATTGTGGCTGATAAATCGCGTAAAATCAGTATTTTAACTCCCATGGACTATGAATTTGTCCAAGTTTTCCTTATAATCAGTAAATGAAATGAAGGTTTTAATTCCAACTCTCCTGTGTGGAGTGAAAAGGCTGAGTAGAAATCTAAGATGCTTCTGTCTCATTTTGTGGTTCATTCAGGTTCAAAGGAGTATCGATGACCAATCTGTTCTAGTGGCAACTTATGAAGGAGAGCACAACCATCCATATCCTTCAATGGAGGCAACATCAGGTTCAAACCGTAGTCTAACACGCGGTCCAGTACCCTGCATAGCCTCCCTAGCCTCATCTGGGCCAACCGTTACTCTTGATCTCGCAAAATCTAAGTCAAGCAATGATGACAGCAGTTCAAAACCAAGAGCGGATACGCCTGAAGTCCGGAAATTCTTGGTGGAGCAGATGGCCTCTTCGCTGACGAAAGATCCCAATTTCACAGCAGCACTGGCCGCAGCAATCTCAGGAAGAATGCTTCAGCAAAGTCATAGCGAGAAGTGGTGAAATTTCAGCTTAGATAGGAAAAGAATCATCTCTACCAACTTAGTTGGAGTTTCATAAATTATGTAGGGTTCCATTAGACCATTTTGAATTTTGCAATGTATTTGTAAATGCATCATTTGATACATGGGGGAACAAAAGGTCCCAAGGAAGATAGCACCTTGAGGATTGTATATGATTACATGAAGAATCCAAAACTCAATTTGAGATTCAACAGTTGGATTTGGGTTTTTTCCCATTCAATGGATAATGGCCTATTTTTCATACATTTTCAGTTGGTATAATCAACCATTAAATGAATGGTCTTCCAGAGTCAAGGGTAACCTTGTGATAGAGGTAACCTTGTGATAGAGTGTGAGTTTTTAGTGTATTTTAATGGTTTATTGCCGTTTCAAGACATCTAGGGGAGCAATTGTACATCAATTAGGTGTCCTAAATTGACTGTAGCTGCGCAAGGTACTGGTTGGCCAAACATGGCTATCTGGTTAGCATAACTGGATTCCAGGACCGCTATAGATGTTCTTGAACTTTCATTTAGCAAAAAGTCTATGGCTTCCAACCATCCAGAACTACTGGGGCTGTCTCTCTctcaaacttgatttgaagcatATGTTCCAAGTGCAAAAACTAGTGTGAAATTAAGCCGAGGTGGTTGGGATTTGAAGACTTGAGGATTGGAATATGAtcttttcagtcaaagaaaaccGGCTAATTTGACTGGTTATCAAGTTTTTTTGCGGCCTATTTTGACTTATCTGTGggtttgttataatttttgagaattatatatatatttatcttgttttatttgttaaaaataaaataatatttttaatttagactttatataatctttttgtatttagtttaattaaaacacttcagaatattataattaataaaaaccctAATATATTATGTTCGTATTTGTTTTCTGTTAATTTGGATTGCATTAATAATAATGTCAATGGTTAATGCTTCAGAATTTACTAATGTCCTATTAGATTTCTCTTGTTCGAGTAAGAATGTTGCCAATTGAGGCCTAAACAGGTTGATGTCCTCTGATACTTGCTGTTCCAACTAGTTCAGTGGCGTTTACCTTTGTGTTTTAACATCACATCTTTTGTGTTTGGCAAACAATCTGCCAGTGACAATCCTTTTATCTCCAAAAAGGAATGTTTTCTTTACGTTTTCGTTAAGGAAATTGTTTCCATGTTCAGCAGAAGATGTGACCCTTCCATGACCATGGGGGGGTTCTGATGAGGCAAACCTCGAGGGAAGCTAATCAATGTGCGGACTGACTTGCTAACTCAGATCATGGATTTCCAGTTGCTGTGTAGCTTAACCATTAGACGAAGGATCTTGTTATGATTATGAACCAAAGGAGTATATTGCTACAAGGATCTTGAATTGCTCTTATATGACGAGAAGGCTTTCAAACTAGCTGTGATATCTTTAGATGCCTTGTTAAAAAGTTTAAGAACATGCATTTCCTGTTTACAACCCAACAAATCAAAACCAACAGTTCATTCACTTGGATTCCAAGAATTTGGGGTGCGGCTGATGTCTTATTCCTAGCAAGACATCCCAAACTTTCTGCTAGACAAGATTAAGAACATGCATTTCCTGTTACAACCCAACAAATCGAAACCAACAGTTCATTCACTTGGATTCCAAGGATTTGGGGTGCGGCTGATGTCTTTTTCCTAGCAAGACATCCCAAACTTTCTGCTAGACAAGTTTAAGAACATGCATTTCCTGTTACAACCCAACAAATCCAAACCAACAGTTCATTCACTTGGCATTCCAAGGATTTGGGGTGCGGCTGATGTCTTTTTCCTAGCAAGACATCCCAAACTTTCTGCTAGACAAGTTTAAGAACATGCATTTCCTGTTACAACCCAACAAATCCAAACCAACAGTTCATTCACTTGGATTCCAAGGATTTGGGGTGCGGCTGATGTCTTTTTCCTAGCAAGACATCCCAAACTTTCTGCTAGACAAGTTTAAGAACATGCATTTCCTGTTACAACCCAACAAATCCAAACCAACAGTTCATTCACTTGGCATTCCAAGGATTTGGGGTGCGGCTGATGTCTTTTTCCTAGCAAGACATCCCAAACTTTCTGCTAGACAAGTTTAAGAACATGCATTTCCTGTTACAACCCAACAAATCCAAACCAACAGTTCATTCACTTGGCATTCCAAGGATTTGGGGTGCGGCTGATGTCTTTTTCCTAGCAAGACATCCCAAACTTTCTGCTAGACAAGTTTAAGAACATGCATTTCCTGTTACAACCCAACAAATCCAAACCAACAGTTCATTCACTTGGCATTCCAAGGATTTGGGGTGCGGCTGATGTCTTTTTCCTAGCAAGACATCCCAAACTTTCTGCTAGACAAGTTTAAGAACAGGCATTTCCTGTTACAACCCAACAAATCGAAACCAACAGTTCATTTACTTGGCATTCCAAGAATTTGGGGTGCGGCTGATGTCTTTTTCCTAGCAAGACATCCCAAACTTTCTGCTAGACAAGCAGCAGCaatatatgatattatataGAAGAATATTTTGCCGTAATCCAAAAGGAAAAGTGCTGATTAAATGCATGCGATAAGGCTTTTTTGACTACAGGAATTCTGGAATCTATACACAACACTGAAAAAGTAAAGGAACATGGAACTTGAAACACATGTAAATTTCATATACTGATTTTTTTGTGGCAGTACCTCCATTCACCGAATCTTTTAACAGAGCGGAATTTGATTGGGATGACTTCCAGAAATCTAGAGCATAAAACTCTCTTTCAAGTTCCAACAACAGAGAATAAGTTGGACCAAGATGGTTATTCCATTACACACTAGAAAGGTCACTAAATCCATGTGGATtcaacacaaaaatatatttgtgcCACCGGCCACCAGAAAAAAGTCATCAGCACCTAGCCTGTCACTAGTAAGTAGTAACTAGTACAATAATCCACCCCTAGGGTTGCAAGGAGATATAAGATCTCACCTGGAATTGAAAAGCTAATAAGAATAGAAACCATATCAAGGACAAAGAAGGTTTAACTTTGAACGCAGGTGAGTCTTTCAGCATATTCACttgaacaaagaaaatatatgtaTGCATAACAGCCATATCATTCATACAAATAATTACATGAATCAAATTGTTGCAAATATACCTGCTTGCAGTTGCTTTCTTTAGAGGCAATTATCTTTTGTACAAAACCATTAGACACAGCCCTCCTTGAAAGGAATGCCAGACACAGAAATTGGCATGACCTCCAACttaccaaacaaatttttttatggttatgaaTAAGAATTCTAGTCATCGACAGCTCTAGATAATCCAACATCTATTGGATCCTCAAGTTCTTTCACTTTGGTTTTAGCCTCAAGATAGTCATCCTTTACCCTTGCTTCTCCCTTGGTTGTACACTCTTGGAATCTAAAGCAATTTATGAGATGATCATTTGTTAGTCCAGCCACTTGCATGAATGAGTATATAACTGTTGGACTGACGCTTCGAAACCCTCTTTTTACTAGGTCTTTGCTTATGAGCTCTGCTTTTGGAGTCTTGACTGGGACTTGGCGGGAATATCGGAATTGGCTTATGATGGGCTTATGATTCACAAAGTTCCAGATGTATTTATCAAACGACCCAAACTCATCTGTGACCTGCAGCATCAACAAGATGTGAGTTTACAGCAGTTTAAAGGTCATGGttgaaaaaatcttcaaaaatattaCATCAAACCCAGAGCTTTCTTTACCATAAGTTGTTTaaggaaaatcacaaaaaacagGAAGTCAGTATCAGGCTTACATCAGGGGgggaaaactaattaaaaaagtcTACGTCTCTACCTTGCAAATTTGACGTGCATTCTCAATGATCGATCGGAGCTTTAGCTCTGACAGTAGGGAGCTGGCAGGGCTACCTGGCACTGCTATCCTTTTCTCGTTTAATTTGGAAACGTCAATTGGATCAAAATCCAAAAAGACTTCCCTGTATGCAAATAAATGCACCTCTGAGTCAATCAAGTTATACCCAATAAAAGTTTGAGCATCAACAACTCACATCATCTTTTGATTATTGAATGCCAGAACAGCAAAAGCATCAAAGGATCATAACATACACACTTGATTCGAAATAACCAATACCTAAATATATGCCTTTTGTTAAGAATGAGGGGCCATGTAAGTTCAGCCAAAGCACCCGATAGGCTTAGCAGTTCAAACAGCTTCCTGCATGTTGAAAGAAATGATCAGAGACTGAGGGGGCTACCAGATCCGCTTTTACTTTAGAAGAGGATATCCCAAGGGTTTTGTGAGTGCATACTTGTCATCATTGACCGGGACTCCCCATTCTTCATCATGAAAAGTGGCATAGCTTGGATCTTTTAGAGCAGGGAAAATATTAATCAGCAAATTCAACTTggtaagaaaaattcaaaacttgtaATTATAATCACATCATGGGAAGAAAATTACGAGTGTGCAAATTATCTGGCATTTTGCAGCCTGCCACTGAATGCAGAACAGTTGCGAATTAACTAACTGGattttaattatcttgtttCTAGAGATGGTTTGCAGTAAATTACAGAACATGAAATAAAGAATTTTGCATCTAAGAATCCTCTAGCCACATGATTGTTTAATTGTTTGGTTGGCCATCCAATAAACCAAATCAATGGAACATTGAGCTTCAGCCTCTTCACTTGGAACTACTCCCCTTTTGATTCCATTATATTCTATAGCTTAGATCAAGTCTCCATACATGGCAGACATGGACCATttccattaaataaaaaaatgatatattagatTCAGCTACATCGATTCCTACTCATCACCCTCCTCTTGATAGGGGTATTCCCATAACATACATGCAAACACGCCAAAATGCTTTGCCACAAAACAAACCAGCATCTCGTAGTTTCCTAGTTCATCTATACATCATTTAGCAAAACGAGGTCCAAAACATTCTGATAAGGAAACTTTAAAGTTAATGGGAGAGGAATTTATTTCACTATCAATTATCTGTGGTAAGGCCTAGCTCTGCAGAACTGTTAAGAGTAGAAGTGTGCTCCTGGAGCATGACCACAGATGAGATGGAGATGAATGCTCTGAATGCACAGGAACACACACCTCAAACTCTGGCATCTACTAATGCAGGAATATTTGTATTT
This region of Populus alba chromosome 3, ASM523922v2, whole genome shotgun sequence genomic DNA includes:
- the LOC118054659 gene encoding probable WRKY transcription factor 40 is translated as MDYSSWVDTSLDLNINPLRVKSEVPVDAERFGMARELKPAFMDFQTKPTAKEETGALVVEMNRVSEENRKLTEMLTVMCESYNALRSQLMDYMSKNGEKELLAPSKKRKSESSNNNDNNIAMNGHSESSSTDQESSKKPREEVIKDKISKAYVRTEAGDKSLIVKDGYQWRKYGQKVTRDNPCPRAYFKCSFAPSCPVKKKVQRSIDDQSVLVATYEGEHNHPYPSMEATSGSNRSLTRGPVPCIASLASSGPTVTLDLAKSKSSNDDSSSKPRADTPEVRKFLVEQMASSLTKDPNFTAALAAAISGRMLQQSHSEKW
- the LOC118054660 gene encoding uncharacterized protein; translation: MSGGPPRVRAMNSIREPENKEPEKPATKKKPTNEKQPPQETESNNKSKKKCGIGKFVVLRQKSMNASCSSYASSESSSPLSRASSSSSSWSSGRTAVRRNAVMVRNKQCGGGGGENEVLVGDNSTDDFQLQIKKRCAWVTPTTDPSYATFHDEEWGVPVNDDKKLFELLSLSGALAELTWPLILNKRHIFREVFLDFDPIDVSKLNEKRIAVPGSPASSLLSELKLRSIIENARQICKVTDEFGSFDKYIWNFVNHKPIISQFRYSRQVPVKTPKAELISKDLVKRGFRSVSPTVIYSFMQVAGLTNDHLINCFRFQECTTKGEARVKDDYLEAKTKVKELEDPIDVGLSRAVDD